In Embleya scabrispora, the DNA window GGCCGAGGAGGAGTTGTGGAAGCGTACGAACCCGGAGGCCCGGGCTCGCGCGCAGGCGGCGGTGGATCAGATCCAGGCGTCGATCGACAAGCTCACCCAGCAGGCGGAGAAGGCCCGCGCGGCGGGCAACGAGCGCAAGCTGCGCGAGGCCGAGGAGTCGATCGCGGCCCGTGCGGAGTGGCTGGCCGAGGCGAACAAGGCGCTGGAGGAGTTCTCCGGCTGAGCACGCTCGGCGGGGCGCGCGGATTCGGCAGGCCGCGCACATCGTGGGGTCGAGCAGGCGGAGCGACTCGCACGGACCGAGCGGGCCCCGCGATTCGAGTGGCACGGGCACTGCCCGAGGCGGTCGGCCACACGAACGGCGGCGGCTCCGAAAACGGTGACGCGCCTCGCTCGTGCGACCTGCGGCCGATCGTGCGCGCGGACCGTTTGCGCAGGCCCAGCCACCGCAGAACGCGGTAACGCATACCCACCACGGGCGGACCCGGACCGGCGACCAGCCGGTCCGGGTCCGCCCGTGGCTCTATCGGCCCGTTATCAAACCCACGCACCCGACGTACATGCGCCGAGGCCGAACTACCCCTCGATCTCGCGGCAGAGGCACGACACCTCACCCCACGTCCACCCGCCCCCGCCGCACCCGCCAACACATCCGGCATGCGAACACCAGGTCCAGGCCACCCCCCGGCCCCACAGCCAGGGCACGACGCCCCACCGCACGCCCACCCACCGCACACCACCCCAGCCGCGCCCGCCAACACATCGGGCGCGCGAACGCCGGGGCCAGGCGGCCACTCGATCACGCAGCCGGGTAGGACGCCTCGCGGCACGTACGCCCGCCGCACACCACCCCAGCCGCACCCGCCAACATCCGGCATGCGGACACCAGGTCCAGGCCGCCACCCGGTCACGCAGCCAGTGCACGACGCCCCACCGCACGTACGCCCGCCGCACACCTCCCCAGCCGCAGCCGCCAACATCCGGCACGCGAACGCGAGGGCCAGGCCGCCACTCCGCCCCGCGGCCAGGGCACGACGCCCCACCGCACGTGCACCCGCCGCAGCCGCCGAGCCGATGATGCGATCGCCGGTTCCCCTTTGCAGTTTCGGCCTACCGGTCGGCGTGTGCCGGGCTGTTCGGCCACGCGCATCACCCCGCACACCTCGTGGCCGGCGATCTCGGTCCGGCAGTCCCGGCGCGCGCGGCCGTGCCCTCCGCGCTCCCGCCCGCATCCCGCACGATCACGACCGACGGCTCCCCGACCGCCCCGCGGTCATCGCAGAAGCCCCGAGAGCGGCCCACAGCACCCCGCCCCGCTCCCCCGGACGCAATGGCCGAGCGGCGCCGGAAAACCCTCCCGACGCCGCCTCTCGCCCCGCGACGGGCTACTGCTGCCGCCCGCTGGTCACCCGGTACGCGTCGAACACGCCCTCGACCCCGCGCACCGCCTTGAGCACGTGCCCCAGGTGCTTCGGATCGCCCATCTCGAAGGTGAACCGGCTCACCGCGACCCGGTCGCGCGTGGTGGCCACCGACGCGGACAGGATGTTCACGTGCTGGTCCGACAACACGCGCGTGATGTCGGACAACAACCGGGACCGATCGAGGGCCTGCACCTCTATCGCCACCAGGAACACCGAGGACGCGGTCGGCGCCCACTCGACGTCGACGATGCGCTCCGACTGCCGGGACAACGACTCCACGTTGCCGCAGTCCTGGCGGTGCACCGAGACACCGTTGCCCCGGGTGACGAATCCGATGATCGGATCACCGGGCACCGGTGTGCAGCAGCGGGACAGCTTGACCCAGATGTCGTCGACACCCTTGACCACCACGCCCGGATTGCCGGTCGAGCGCGGCCGGCGCCGGGTGGTGGTCGGCCGGGTCGCCTCCGCCAGGTCCTCGGTCGCGCCCTCCTCGCCGCCCAGCGACTCGACCAGGCGCTGCACGATGGTCTGCGCCGAGACGTGCCCCTCGCCGATCGCCGCGTACAGCGAGGAGATGTCGGGGTAGCGCAACTCGTGCGCCAGCGTCACCAGCGTGTCCCCGCCGCCCGACATCAGCCGTTGCAGGGGCAGGCCCTGCTTGCGCATGGCCCGGGTCAGGCCCTCCTTGCCCTGCTCGATCGCCTCCTCGCGGCGCTCCTTGGAGAACCACTGGCGGATCTTGTTGCGCGCCCGGGGCGACTTCACGAAGCCGAGCCAGTCGTGGCTGGGCGCCGCGGTCTCGCTCTTGGAGGTGAACACCTCCACCAGGTCGCCGTTGTCCAACCGGCTCTCCAACGGCACCAGCCGGCCGTTCACCCGGGCGCCGATGGTGCGGTGCCCCACCTCGGTGTGCACCGCGTAGGCGAAGTCGACCGGGGTCGAGCCGGCCGGCAGCGCTATCACGTCGCCCTTGGGCGTGAAGACGAAGACCTCCTGGCTGGAGAGGTCGAAGCGCAGCGACTCCAGGAACTCGCCCGGATCCTCGGTCTCCCGCTGCCAGTCCAGGAGTTGGCGCAGCCACGCCATGTCGTTGGCCGGGTCCTCGCCCTTGCGCGCGGACTTGGTGTCGGTCTTCGCGGCGCCCTTGGCGCCGACCGCCTCGGCCTTGTACTTCCAGTGCGCGGCGATGCCGTACTCCGCGCGGCGGTGCATGTCGAAGGTGCGGATCTGCAGTTCGACGGGCTTGCCCTCGGGCCCGATCACCGTCGTGTGCAACGACTGGTACATGTTGAACTTGGGCATCGCGATGTAGTCCTTGAACCGCCCGGGCACGGGGTTCCAGCGCGCGTGGATCGTGCCGAGCGCCGCGTAGCAGTCGCGGACCGAGTCGACCAGGACCCGGATGCCCACCAGGTCGTAGATCTCGGTGAACTCGCGGCCGCGCACGATCATCTTCTGGTAGACCGAGTAGTAGTGCTTCGGCCGCCCGGTCACGGTCGCCTTGATCCGCGCCGAGCGCAGGTCGCCCTGCACCTGGTCGGTGACCAGCGCCAGGTATTCGTCCCGCTTGGGCGCGCGCTCGGCGACCAGGCGCACGATCTCGTCGTACATCTTGGGGTAGAGGATGGCGAAGGCCAGGTCCTCCAGCTCCCACTTGATCGTGTTCATGCCCAGGCGGTGCGCCAGCGGGGCGTAGATCTCCAGCGTCTCGCGGGCCTTGCGCTCCTGCTTCTCCCGCTTGAGGTAGCGCATGGTGCGCATGTTGTGCAGCCGGTCGGCGAGCTTGATCACCAGGACGCGCGGGTCCTTGGCCATCGCGATGACCATCTTGCGCACGGTCTCGGCCTGCGCCGCCTCGCCGAACTTGACCTTGTCCAGCTTGGTTACGCCGTCCACGAGCATCGCGACGGTGTCGCCGAAGTCGCGGCGCAGCGCGTCGAGGCCGTAGTCGGTGTCCTCGACGGTGTCGTGCAGGAGGCCGGCCATCAGCGTCGGCGGGTCCATGCCGAGTTCGGCCAGGATGGTGGCGACCGCGAGCGGATGGGTGATGTACGGGTCGCCGCTCTTGCGCCGCTGGCCGCGGTGCCAGCGCTCGGCGGTGGTGTAGG includes these proteins:
- a CDS encoding RelA/SpoT family protein translates to MPDEVAPVASSSGDAVEHAAPSDDATRATPGPAGHPPVSAGGAEEAPARARADAHAEPPQERPAASAEPPASGPGAADTRGPASEESADGPRGSDGHSGPAAGAAGPEARGPRPVAKAAPSAAGASRTGERSRSLRVDGPSRVRARLARLGVQRNSVYNPVLEPLLRVVRVNDPKADLRQIERAYTTAERWHRGQRRKSGDPYITHPLAVATILAELGMDPPTLMAGLLHDTVEDTDYGLDALRRDFGDTVAMLVDGVTKLDKVKFGEAAQAETVRKMVIAMAKDPRVLVIKLADRLHNMRTMRYLKREKQERKARETLEIYAPLAHRLGMNTIKWELEDLAFAILYPKMYDEIVRLVAERAPKRDEYLALVTDQVQGDLRSARIKATVTGRPKHYYSVYQKMIVRGREFTEIYDLVGIRVLVDSVRDCYAALGTIHARWNPVPGRFKDYIAMPKFNMYQSLHTTVIGPEGKPVELQIRTFDMHRRAEYGIAAHWKYKAEAVGAKGAAKTDTKSARKGEDPANDMAWLRQLLDWQRETEDPGEFLESLRFDLSSQEVFVFTPKGDVIALPAGSTPVDFAYAVHTEVGHRTIGARVNGRLVPLESRLDNGDLVEVFTSKSETAAPSHDWLGFVKSPRARNKIRQWFSKERREEAIEQGKEGLTRAMRKQGLPLQRLMSGGGDTLVTLAHELRYPDISSLYAAIGEGHVSAQTIVQRLVESLGGEEGATEDLAEATRPTTTRRRPRSTGNPGVVVKGVDDIWVKLSRCCTPVPGDPIIGFVTRGNGVSVHRQDCGNVESLSRQSERIVDVEWAPTASSVFLVAIEVQALDRSRLLSDITRVLSDQHVNILSASVATTRDRVAVSRFTFEMGDPKHLGHVLKAVRGVEGVFDAYRVTSGRQQ